A section of the Nitrospira sp. genome encodes:
- a CDS encoding sigma-54-dependent Fis family transcriptional regulator, with amino-acid sequence MRAKILIVDDDRDILLSLENRVTWMGHEPVTATNGQEALRLIQEEQPDLVLLDLELPLLSGLEVLKHVGQTSAHSDPSEHEPHPPSGAYTTPLIVMLTAYGTIERAVQAMQLGAFDFVPKPFTSDHLTVVINKALDTVTLHRHVATLRKEVENQFQPAITTNKHMAAQLAVAKQAASSAITVLLQGETGTGKEVVARAIHRWSPRANRPFVPVNCAAFPENLLENELFGHEKGAFTGALKREPGKIEIAEGGTVFLDEIGDMPLTMQSHLLRVLNDRTFYRVGGTQEVRADVRFIAATNKNLQQAIRQGTFREDLYFRLAVITVNLPPLRDRLDDLPALVSHFLTQPGKLGLNRRGTLSDAALQMLHTYSWPGNVRELENVLTRALVLCPGDTIGPEHLSLMTGPLSTDTSASSNQEPSSDILFFSYHESMDAYSQKLIESALRRNGWNQTKAATELGLQRTYLTKLLRQKQIPAKPPSFSSED; translated from the coding sequence ATGCGTGCGAAGATCCTCATTGTCGATGACGATCGCGACATTCTCCTCAGCTTGGAAAATCGTGTCACCTGGATGGGGCATGAACCGGTAACGGCCACTAATGGCCAGGAGGCGCTCCGCTTGATTCAAGAGGAACAGCCTGATCTTGTCTTGTTGGATTTGGAGCTTCCACTGCTCTCAGGGCTTGAGGTTCTGAAGCATGTCGGTCAAACGTCCGCACACAGCGACCCGTCGGAACACGAACCCCATCCACCTTCGGGAGCCTATACGACCCCCCTCATTGTGATGCTCACCGCATACGGAACGATTGAGCGCGCGGTGCAGGCCATGCAGCTGGGTGCCTTTGATTTTGTCCCCAAGCCTTTCACCTCGGACCATTTGACCGTCGTCATTAACAAAGCACTCGACACCGTGACACTTCATCGTCATGTCGCTACCCTCCGCAAGGAGGTCGAAAATCAATTCCAGCCGGCAATCACCACCAACAAGCACATGGCTGCACAGCTCGCGGTTGCCAAACAAGCGGCCTCTTCGGCCATCACAGTCCTCCTGCAGGGTGAAACGGGGACAGGGAAAGAGGTCGTCGCACGGGCGATCCATCGATGGAGCCCGCGAGCCAACCGACCTTTTGTTCCGGTGAATTGCGCAGCCTTCCCGGAGAACCTGTTGGAAAATGAGCTCTTTGGTCATGAAAAGGGCGCCTTTACCGGAGCCCTCAAACGAGAACCAGGAAAAATTGAAATCGCCGAGGGCGGCACCGTGTTTCTGGACGAAATCGGCGACATGCCGCTCACCATGCAGAGCCATCTCTTGCGAGTGCTGAACGACCGAACATTCTACCGAGTCGGCGGCACTCAGGAAGTGCGGGCTGACGTGAGGTTCATCGCAGCGACCAACAAGAATCTCCAGCAGGCGATTCGCCAAGGCACCTTTCGTGAAGATCTGTACTTCCGCCTGGCAGTGATTACCGTCAACTTGCCCCCTCTACGTGATCGACTGGATGATCTACCTGCGCTGGTCAGCCATTTTCTTACTCAACCAGGAAAACTTGGCCTCAACCGGCGTGGAACGCTCAGCGATGCAGCATTGCAAATGCTGCACACGTACTCCTGGCCGGGAAATGTACGTGAACTAGAGAACGTCCTCACCCGGGCCCTCGTCCTTTGTCCTGGTGACACGATCGGCCCGGAACACCTGTCATTAATGACCGGCCCTCTTTCGACGGATACATCTGCCTCCAGCAATCAGGAACCATCCTCTGACATCCTGTTTTTCTCTTACCACGAGAGTATGGACGCCTATAGTCAGAAACTCATTGAAAGTGCTCTGCGGAGGAACGGATGGAACCAAACCAAAGCAGCAACAGAGTTGGGGCTCCAACGAACCTACTTGACCAAACTCCTCCGGCAAAAACAGATCCCCGCAAAACCACCCTCCTTTTCTTCTGAAGACTAA
- a CDS encoding XTP/dITP diphosphatase, whose translation MKELVLATRNPDKGRELGALLGGLGIHIRTLAEFPTVPEVEEDGTTCEANAIKKAREVAKSTGLPSVADDTGLEVDALGGRPGVFAARYAGEHATYEDNCRKLLSELEGVPKGARHARFLTVAAIAFPSGAIHVTQGNLEGAITDHPIGDRGFGYDPVFLVPEFGKTLAQLTIDEKNCISHRAKAFARVRAWLEQQP comes from the coding sequence ATCAAAGAGCTTGTTCTCGCAACCAGGAACCCTGACAAAGGACGAGAGCTTGGGGCGTTGCTTGGCGGACTGGGAATCCACATCCGTACGCTAGCAGAGTTTCCTACTGTACCGGAAGTGGAAGAAGATGGTACGACCTGCGAAGCCAACGCCATCAAGAAAGCCAGGGAGGTGGCCAAGTCAACCGGTCTTCCATCCGTGGCCGATGACACAGGGCTAGAGGTTGATGCACTCGGAGGTCGACCCGGAGTGTTTGCCGCTCGATATGCGGGAGAACATGCTACTTACGAGGACAACTGTCGTAAACTGTTGTCCGAGCTTGAGGGCGTGCCGAAGGGGGCACGGCATGCACGATTTCTGACGGTTGCCGCGATTGCCTTTCCGAGCGGCGCTATCCATGTCACTCAGGGGAATCTGGAAGGTGCTATCACAGATCACCCCATAGGAGATCGAGGGTTTGGATATGACCCAGTGTTTCTGGTCCCGGAATTTGGGAAAACGCTTGCCCAGTTGACGATTGACGAGAAGAATTGTATTAGTCATCGAGCGAAAGCATTTGCCCGGGTACGGGCCTGGTTGGAGCAGCAGCCATGA
- the rph gene encoding ribonuclease PH, giving the protein MSGISGVGRFDGRRRDQIRPVKVTRNFTKHAEGSVLIEMGDTKVICTASVEEKVPPFLKGKGTGWVTAEYAMLPRATHERSPREAVKGKQGGRTLEIQRLVGRALRSVTDMSQLGERSIWIDCDVIQADGGTRTASITGAFLALADACAVLKKRELIKKLPLTDYLAAISVGKVGGEVMVDLAYTEDSMAEVDMNVVMTGRGRYVEVQGTAERTPFAKQDMDEFLTLSWQAIQRLTTIQQELIGALD; this is encoded by the coding sequence ATGAGTGGAATTTCAGGGGTGGGGCGTTTTGATGGGCGTCGGCGAGACCAGATCCGACCCGTCAAAGTGACGCGGAACTTTACGAAGCATGCGGAAGGATCGGTTTTGATCGAAATGGGGGATACGAAGGTCATCTGTACTGCCTCAGTGGAAGAGAAAGTTCCACCGTTTCTCAAAGGAAAAGGCACTGGCTGGGTGACCGCAGAATATGCGATGCTGCCACGAGCGACGCATGAGCGCTCTCCTCGAGAAGCGGTGAAGGGGAAACAAGGCGGCAGAACGCTTGAAATTCAGCGTTTAGTTGGACGCGCCCTGCGGTCCGTTACCGATATGTCACAACTGGGTGAACGGTCCATCTGGATCGATTGTGATGTGATTCAAGCCGATGGGGGTACGAGGACCGCATCGATTACTGGAGCGTTTCTTGCGCTGGCCGATGCCTGCGCGGTATTGAAGAAGAGAGAACTCATCAAGAAGTTGCCGTTGACGGATTACTTGGCCGCTATTAGTGTTGGGAAGGTCGGTGGAGAAGTGATGGTAGATCTTGCCTACACCGAGGATTCCATGGCGGAAGTGGACATGAACGTGGTCATGACGGGCCGTGGGCGGTATGTCGAAGTGCAGGGCACGGCCGAGCGGACACCGTTTGCGAAACAGGATATGGATGAATTCTTGACGCTGAGCTGGCAAGCCATTCAGCGGCTCACGACCATTCAGCAAGAGTTGATTGGTGCCCTTGACTAA